From Zingiber officinale cultivar Zhangliang chromosome 5B, Zo_v1.1, whole genome shotgun sequence, the proteins below share one genomic window:
- the LOC121986755 gene encoding uncharacterized protein LOC121986755 has protein sequence MEAQGLSNSQAEVTNKEILKGLRTRLDHARGNWVDELPSVLWTHRTTPREATDIISFHLVYRGEAVVLVEVGVDSNGVQLYDDGNADQRLMELDLIDEVRDKAVVLLMAYRQRIKQSYNRRMIPRLFQVNDFVWKRVKLIDDITKLEARWRESYKVIQKL, from the exons ATGGAGGCTCAAGGATtg AGTAACAGCCAAGCAGAAGTTACCAACAAGGAGATCCTCAAAGGACTCCGGACTCGGCTCGACCACGCTAGAGGCAACTGGGTCGATGAACTCCCTAGTGTATTGTGGACTCATCGTACCACACCAAGAGAGGCGACTGACATCATCTCATTCCATCTGGTGTATAGGGGCGAGGCAGTGGTTCTGGTGGAAGTTGGAGTAGATTCTAATGGGGTGCAACTTTATGACGATGGGAACGCCGATCAGAGGCTCATGGAACTCGACCTGATAGATGAAGTGCGAGATAAGGCTGTTGTTCTATTGATGGCATATCGACAGCGCATAAAGCAGAGCTACAATCGGAGGATGATCCCAAGATTATTCCAAGTCAATGACTTTGTATGGAAGAGAGTGAAACTGATCGACGACATCACCAAGCTAGAAGCCCGGTGGAGAGAATCCTACAAAGTTATTCAGAAGCTCTGA